In Fusarium oxysporum f. sp. lycopersici 4287 chromosome 4, whole genome shotgun sequence, a genomic segment contains:
- a CDS encoding hypothetical protein (At least one base has a quality score < 10) → MLPLLQMSPHAVTPPQSNLDTLSTFPNNDAATFNDHHPRNVPAPYQQPFAIRTSRPHRHTIPYGSALYPPRQEHHLRRKTPNGTVDAGYDGSPSLFSHGPPPSKHLVLPRSATATAFPLTGPPIRQSHYNGGIDYRRPSSVGNTGLSDDLQARPGSSTWAYGSDTALHHGALPTNHYGLHQAEGQYIPQGQPEAPGVFPNLYQPIIRAHEYNVRAFCPPPIVMNESLPFGQPGMHTPWNYHGRPGLVSARHVQPQDLRSFQQHCGSDLARRSSFASGFDSETQHHPGFDSGMYTQSYLRPPHMSSQQGFREKVLLQAHRVYVDLLAYAQTIRKPQTSKGAAGHNTSPRLLVYPKPPKPSLRISEAALGQDTTLFKSSSENDSYQDFQSRGHVVPYFQGPYNSYSSTGNSTLFAAAKSILDMLSSLCEQSTWSWIDGIMLGGCLHYGLDQYQEALEWFSRITALDSSHVEAITNKAATLYCLGRQDEAEKHWIRAVEVQPSYLEAVEHLVGLLYKKRSKEAVEIIDHVQRALRVSPAQNQQAGPHDQLVKPPGFASSGYAIHGKENGRVLALIHAKGTMLYSLKDVNRASEAFEEAVLISVGRQMTSIQDLVRRIQAALSPTETPVSHRNARHGTRPLLLPPERARHTAQLVFGGTGSLPGLQHVAEGSTKRAAVQTTSNSLLSLAKIFQDSLSSGQGLPNILRRPSGVEDILALYYLSLSLQESPSTANNVGILLAGVQQIASNPPTPNVDVPAHSSIPGIVPGSGLALALAYYHYGLRLDPKHVHLHTNLGSLLKDIGQLDLAIQMYEQAVACDGTFDIALTNLANAVKDRGRINDAITYYKRAVSSNPEFAEAVCGLSTALNSVCDWRGRGGVILKAGKYDRWHVDDKGLLIDARSFGHDSGLVKRVVRIINRQLSDASHWGQGVLDEKKIASFARQIKDLGLVTSFDPEQALRGWSNKPWEGSRVIRLIERVARATQWKWYQDQHVSGSQAHIQYTRLRLPSGLSVPSAPTVLPFHTFTCPLSAKDIRVISQRNGIRISCSTLRLPWLPSTVYPPPPPPNPNLNIGYVSSDFNNHPLAHL, encoded by the exons ATGTTACCTCTCCTTCAAATGTCCCCTCACGCGGTGACGCCGCCGCAGTCGAATCTCGATACCCTCTCAACGTTCCCAAATAACGACGCCGCCACTTTCAACGACCATCACCCTCGCAATGTCCCAGCGCCGTATCAGCAGCCATTCGCGATTCGCACCTCTCGACCTCACCGGCACACTATCCCGTACGGCTCAGCTCTTTATCCGCCACGCCAAGAGCATCATTTACGACGAAAGACACCAAACGGTACTGTCGATGCCGGATATGACGGCTCGCCGTCGTTGTTCTCGCATGGTCCCCCGCCTTCAAAACATTTAGTTCTACCTCGATCAGCGACTGCTACGGCATTTCCCCTGACGGGCCCTCCAATACGCCAATCTCATTACAACGGGGGCATCGACTACCGCCGTCCATCTTCAGTCGGCAATACAGGTCTCAGCGATGACCTGCAGGCCCGTCCTGGATCTTCCACTTGGGCTTATGGGAGCGATACGGCATTACATCATGGTGCACTTCCCACTAATCATTATGGCCTTCATCAAGCCGAAGGCCAATACATTCCTCAAGGCCAGCCTGAAGCGCCGGGGGTATTCCCTAATCTTTACCAACCAATAATACGAGCTCACGAGTACAATGTCAGGGCATTTTGCCCACCCCCTATAGTCATGAACGAATCGCTGCCTTTTGGTCAGCCAGGCATGCATACTCCATGGAACTATCATGGCCGACCTGGCCTTGTCTCAGCAAGGCACGTTCAGCCGCAGGACTTGCGCTCTTTCCAGCAGCATTGTGGTTCTGATCTCGCACGTCGTTCTTCCTTTGCTTCAGGTTTTGACTCGGAAActcagcatcatcctggATTCGATTCGGGCATGTACACACAGTCATATCTTCGGCCACCTCATATGAGCAGTCAACAAGGTTTCAGAGAGAAAGTATTGTTACAGGCGCACAGGGTCTACGTTGATCTGCTGGCGTACGCACAAACTATCCGGAAACCGCAGACTTCCAAAGGAGCAGCAGGCCACAACACGTCCCCCAGGCTTCTTGTTTACCCTAAACCTCCGAAACCGTCCTTGAGAATATCTGAAGCCGCACTTGGACAAGATACTACATTATTCAAGAGCTCCTCTGAGAATGATTCGTACCAAGACTTCCAGTCAAGGGGACATGTCGTACCCTACTTTCAGGGGCCGTATAACAGTTATTCCTCCACGGGTAATTCAACACTTTTCGCGGCAGCAAAGTCTATTTTAGATATGCTCAGCAGTCTTTGCGAACAGAGTACCTGGAGCTGGATCGATGGGATAATGCTAGGGGGATGTTTGCACTATGGTCTAGATCAATATCAAGAGGCATTGGAATGGTTCTCGAGAATTACCGCCCTTGACTCGAG TCATGTCGAGGCAATTACGAATAAAGCCGCCACTCTTTACTGTCTCGGCCGCCAAGACGAGGCCGAGAAACACTGGATCAGAGCTGTGGAAGTGCAGCCTAGTTACTTAGAAGCTGTTGAACATCTTGTTGGACTTCTTTACAAAAAGCGCAGCAAAGAGGCCGTCGAGATCATCGACCACGTTCAACGCGCTCTAAGGGTATCGCCG GCACAGAATCAGCAAGCCGGACCTCACGACCAACTAGTGAAACCTCCTGGTTTCGCATCCAGTGGCTATGCTATTCATGGGAAAGAGAATGGGCGTGTTCTAGCTCTCATACATGCAAAGGGAACCATGCTATACAGTCTTAAAGATGTAAACAGAGCATCAGAGGCTTTTGAAGAGGCCGTGTTGATCAGCGTAGGTCGCCAAATGACTAGTATACAGGATCTCGTTCGTCGAATCCAGGCTGCCTTATCGCCAACAGAAACTCCAGTCTCGCATAGGAACGCTAGGCACGGTACTCGGCCCTTATTACTCCCTCCTGAACGGGCTCGTCATACTGCACAGCTCGTCTTCGGTGGCACCGGTTCTCTACCGGGACTGCAGCATGTGGCTGAAGGCTCAACCAAGCGAGCTGCTGTGCAGACTACGAGCAATTCGCTGTTATCGTTGGCTAAGATATTCCAAGATTCCTTGTCAAGCGGGCAAGGACTCCCGAACATTCTGCGACGCCCTTCTGGGGTCGAAGATATCCTGGCCCTTTACTATCTATCGCTTTCCCTTCAGGAAAGCCCTTCCACGGCTAACAATGTCGGCATTCTCCTCGCCGGTGTTCAACAGATAGCATCAAATCCCCCAACCCCGAATGTTGATGTGCCTGCCCATTCGAGCATTCCCGGCATTGTGCCAGGCAGCGGtctggctttggctttggcgtACTATCACTATGGCCTACGCCTGGATCCCAAGCATGTCCATTTACACACCAACTTGGGAAGTCTGCTCAAGGACATTGGACAGTTGGATCTTGCGATACAAATGTATGAACAGGCCGTGGCGTGCGATGGGACTTTTGATATCGCCTTGACAAACCTCGCCAATGCTGTCAAGGACAGGGGACGCATCAACGATGCAATAACGTATTACAAACGCGCTGTGAGCTCCAACCCCGAATTTGCCGAAGCCGTATGTGGTCTTTCTACAGCTCTCAACTCTGTTTGTGACTGGAGAGGTCGCGGTGGGGTCATCCTGAAGGCCGGGAAATATGATCGATGGCACGTTGATGACAAAGGTCTGCTCATTGATGCCCGTTCTTTCGGGCATGACAGCGGCCTCGTCAAGCGTGTCGTACGAATTATCAATCGCCAGTTGAGTGACGCATCACATTGGGGTCAGGGGGTtctcgatgagaagaaaatCGCCTCATTTGCGCGGCAGATTAAGGACCTGGGCCTGGTCACATCGTTCGACCCTGAGCAAGCTCTTAGGGGATGGAGCAACAAACCATGGGAGGGCTCCCGCGTGATACGTTTGATAGAGCGTGTAGCTCGTGCAACGCAATGGAAATGGTATCAGGATCAGCACGTCTCTGGCAGTCAAGCACATATCCAGTACACTCGGCTTCGATTACCCAGCGGACTCAGCGTTCCTTCAGCACCAACCGTCCTACCCTTCCACACTTTCACATGCCCCCTATCAGCAAAGGACATTCGAGTAATTTCACAGCGCAATGGCATTCGAATATCTTGTTCAACACTACGGTTGCCATGGCTCCCTTCCACAGTCTATCCCCCACCGCCTCCCCCTAACCCGAACCTTAACATAGGATACGTATCGTCGGACTTTAACAATCACCCCCTGGCTCACCTGTAA
- a CDS encoding myb-like DNA-binding protein FlbD yields the protein MNNTAPTQQRRGPWSQFEDVYLMDLVRTHGALNWVRIASTLGTRTPKQCRERYHQNLKPTLNHEPITPEEGLMIERLVADLGKRWAEIARRLNGRSDNAVKNWWNGSQNRRKRTDRRRAAQDHHDSYYPTNRPGLSISTPAMPMPGAQLSPLTGTAMRHPMHSWIEAPLPSPCSSDSAESEMGSNYTTSPSHQSMQLAVPVELPPLRHSGLPTAGDRLPSFDRLAPPPHAYTDRPEYQPRLPPFAPQAQLPTAPNSPVQQQQQPQNRKAQDSRMHLSALMD from the coding sequence ATGAACAACACCGCTCCTACCCAGCAGCGGAGAGGTCCGTGGTCACAGTTTGAGGATGTGTATCTTATGGATCTTGTTCGCACACATGGAGCTCTCAACTGGGTTCGTATTGCATCAACCCTGGGAACCCGAACACCAAAGCAGTGCCGCGAGCGTTATCATCAAAACCTAAAACCAACACTCAACCACGAACCCATCACACCCGAGGAAGGTCTTATGATCGAACGACTTGTCGCGGACCTCGGGAAACGCTGGGCCGAAATTGCACGCCGTCTCAATGGCAGGAGCGACAATGCCGTCAAGAACTGGTGGAATGGTAGCCAAAATAGACGCAAGCGCACGGATCGACGACGTGCTGCACAGGATCACCACGATAGCTACTATCCCACGAACCGCCCTGGACTATCCATCTCTACACCAGCCATGCCCATGCCTGGAGCACAACTCTCCCCCCTAACTGGCACTGCCATGCGCCACCCCATGCATTCATGGATTGAGGCTCCACTGCCCTCGCCATGCTCTTCCGATTCTGCTGAATCCGAAATGGGATCCAACTACACCACATCACCCTCCCACCAGTCCATGCAACTCGCTGTACCTGTCGAATTGCCCCCGCTGCGTCACTCAGGCTTGCCAACAGCTGGTGACAGGCTTCCCAGCTTTGACAGATTGGCTCCTCCTCCCCATGCCTATACGGACAGGCCTGAGTATCAACCCAGATTGCCTCCTTTTGCTCCTCAAGCGCAACTACCCACCGCGCCCAACTCGCCCgtgcagcagcagcagcaaccacAAAACCGAAAGGCACAAGACTCTAGGATGCATCTCTCCGCCCTCATGGATTAA
- a CDS encoding hypothetical protein (At least one base has a quality score < 10) — MADQSWLRFLGGNRARQHDLKYRRSEAALQDLYKDPPKSKEMHAHRLKKSMTRLPSWQGVSQANQATTAAAEAEYSLDEVDKLFINAGQQIWHNPSIDQVAETLQVAVMTNPANEALSAEYRSHILLLCEAYGTRHRKIAKLEKELAEAKMALKDEASRHNSIEEHWMVQDARYKAEVKRLEMFIHRMSDQGMEAVALARAGRLLRGRAGAATGGQRAINSDVADEDTSNGATEATVKNERNPTLLTRQDTVLSGTRTMDTSNEIRLSRGFRVQDHLKKKKKAATGARQLETHADDDRKTRPEQGREELQSRSASMLSIGPGGRGTADMPPHKGSARREHDSTEESTVMEEVGIIDRTSSTSTSLTQSQSSQDTVTELRCDRRSHQNNPRHHRQFSFVAGDDITAVRLGGPRGSRIALGQHIQTSQAPTTSRETGRFCEEKRRSRSAEWIRTIEQRWSDIDDNPGASDLRL, encoded by the exons ATGGCGGACCAAAGCTGGCTACGATTTCTTGGGGGCAACAGAGCTCGACAGCACGATCTGAAGTATCGTCGCTCCGAAGCAGCCCTACAAGACTTGTACAAAGATCCTCCCAAAAGCAAAGAGATGCATGCCCACcgcttgaagaagagcatgACGCGACTCCCTAGCTGGCAAGGAGTATCTCAGGCAAACCAGGCGACTACCGCGGCGGCTGAGGCGGAATACAGTTTGGACGAAGTAGACAAATTGTTCATTAACGCAGGCCAGCAGATCTGGCACAACCCCTCCATTGACCAAGTGGCAGAAACCTTGCAGGTTGCAGTAATGACCAATCCTGCAAACGAAGCACTTTCCGCAGAGTATCGCTCACATATCCTGCTCCTTTGCGAAGCTTATGGCACTCGACACAGAAAAATTGCCAAGCTCGAAAAAGAGCTTGCAGAAGCAAAAATGGCACTCAAGGACGAGGCAAGTCGACACAACTCCATAGAAGAACACTGGATGGTCCAGGATGCACGGTACAAAGCTGAGGTTAAACGTCTTGAGATGTTTATTCATCGAATGTCTGATCAAGGCATGGAGGCTGTGGCACTCGCCAGGGCCGGTAGGCTCCTCAGGGGAAGAGCTGGAGCTGCTACAGGAGGGCAAAGGGCCATCAACAGTGACGTGGCCGACGAGGACACCTCGAATGGAG CCACTGAAGCAACTGTCAAGAACGAACGTAATCCCACCTTACTAACACGACAGGATACAGTGT TATCTGGAACACGAACCATGGATACCAGCAATGAGATCAGGTTGAGCAGAGGGTTCCGGGTTCAAGACCacctcaagaagaagaagaaagcagcAACCGGCGCTCGCCAACTTGAGACACATGCAGACGACGATAGAAAGACACGCCCTGAgcaaggccgagaagaactGCAGTCACGAAGTGCTTCTATGCTCTCAATTGGTCCAGGTGGACGAGGCACAGCAGACATGCCGCCACACAAGGGTAGTGCCAGGAGGGAGCACGATTCTACCGAAGAGTCAACAGTAATGGAGGAGGTTGGCATTATTGACCGGACAAGCTCTACATCCACATCTCTCACGCAAAGCCAGTCAAGCCAGGATACGGTTACTGAGCTCCGGTGCGatcgaagaagccatcaaaATAAccctcgccatcatcgtcaattCTCGTTTGTGGCCGGAGACGATATAACAGCGGTACGGTTGGGCGGGCCCAGAGGGTCTAGAATTGCTCTGGGTCAACATATCCAGACGAGCCAGGCACCGACGACTAGTAGAGAGACTGGTCGTTTCTGTGAAGAGAAACGTAGGTCGAGATCGGCCGAGTGGATACGGACGATAGAGCAGCGATGGTCGGACATTGACGACAACCCCGGAGCGTCAGACCTGCGACTCTAG
- a CDS encoding NADH dehydrogenase (ubiquinone) Fe-S protein 5, translated as MASGYGMNGGVGRCFPFWQEVMGCYVVNTTAADDSGKKKCGLVLEDYYECLHHKKEHARALAMQAAYARSESATARDDAPSVKQIRSLGLIDKEEDTKKVLGQS; from the exons ATGGCGTCGGGATACGGCATGAACGGCG GCGTTGGCCGCTGCTTTCCCTTCTGGCAGGAGGTTATGGGATGCTATGTGGTCAACACCACTGCCGCTGATGACTCTGGCAAGAAGAAGTGCGGTCTGGTTCTCGAAGATTACTACGAGTGCCTCCACCACAAGAAGGAG CATGCTCGAGCTCTCGCTATGCAAGCCGCCTACGCCCGAAGCGAGTCCGCTACAGCGCGCGATGATGCGCCTAGCGTTAAACAAATAAGGAGTCTAGGACTCATCgacaaggaggaagacaCGAAGAAGGTGCTAGGACAAAGCTAG